The following proteins come from a genomic window of Salvia hispanica cultivar TCC Black 2014 chromosome 4, UniMelb_Shisp_WGS_1.0, whole genome shotgun sequence:
- the LOC125185258 gene encoding interactor of constitutive active ROPs 3-like isoform X1 produces MQTPKPRSSHSGGPQKSSPRPISSEASPKSSSPQTASSEAPQKVSPRVVRQLNTGPRFLDPTASSSNQANRAPKERSPKVVDRKSPRSPLSEKKRPSKIPELESQISQLEHDLEVVKDQLISTEAQKKQAQKDAEESNHQLLALTLKLEELQKHLLEQPSSEEQKLGSQSELEAIKKQSSHDSAALASALDEITQLKIQLETVAESEAPQAKHSESEQNDLLKLKEKLSDTLLIVEEMKQQVMYSKESEAQAQALVGETLVQLETAKKMVETLRLDGLKATEAYKAIASELEQSRARVNFLEDLVSKLQADISSGGNKDSQGKGEGEMEVGSLKLEVEQLRSALEAHEIRYNEERSRSVEKIQDAMEMVEKFKSASSQRESELEKEVRRSKYEIEELKANLMDKETELQGICEENEGLTMKLESSVSGQREIELEKKFHESKSELETLKASLAQKEVEWQCTIKENEKLKQMMNGRTSEEVGDLESDRAAESEAAMKVSYMVEEIEKSNKKAARVGEQLEVAQAANAEMEAELRRVKVQSDQWRKAAEAAAAMLSAGNNGQIMERTGSMDSHYSPQTGKISSPYADDLDEELKKKNANMLRRFGVLWKKPQK; encoded by the exons ATGCAGACCCCTAAACCAAG AAGCAGTCACTCGGGCGGACCACAGAAGAGTTCTCCTCGACCTATATCCTCTGAGGCTTCTCCCAAAAGCTCCTCTCCTCAAACTGCATCATCAGAAGCTCCACAAAAGGTTTCTCCGAGGGTAGTGCGTCAGCTCAACACAGGGCCGCGTTTCTTAGACCCTACCGCATCTTCATCAAACCAAGCAAACCGAGCACCAAAAGAGAGAAGTCCTAAAGTAGTCGATCGCAAATCCCCTAGAAGCCCGCTCTCTGAG AAGAAGCGGCCTAGCAAAATACCTGAGCTCGAGAGTCAGATTTCTCAGCTTGAACATGATCTGGAAGTTGTCAAGGATCAATTAATCTCTACGGAAGCACAGAAGAAGCAAGCCCAGAAAGATGCCGAGGAGTCAAACCACCAGCTCTTGGCCTTAACTTTGAAGCTTGAGGAGTTGCAGAAACACCTCCTGGAGCAGCCATCTTCGGAGGAACAAAAGTTGGGCTCACAATCTGAACTTGAGGCTATCAAGAAGCAGAGCTCTCATGATTCGGCTGCACTAGCGTCTGCGTTGGATGAAATCACGCAGCTTAAGATTCAGCTTGAAACGGTAGCTGAGTCCGAGGCCCCTCAAGCTAAGCACTCGGAATCTGAGCAAAACGACCTCCTTAAATTGAAAGAGAAGTTATCTGATACACTCTTGATCGTGGAAGAAATGAAACAGCAGGTAATGTATAGCAAAGAATCTGAAGCTCAGGCTCAGGCACTCGTTGGAGAGACTCTGGTGCAACTGGAAACGGCCAAGAAGATGGTGGAGACGCTGAGGTTGGATGGACTAAAGGCCACTGAAGCTTATAAAGCCATTGCTTCTGAACTGGAGCAGTCGAGAGCTCGTGTTAATTTCTTGGAAGATCTCGTGAGCAAACTCCAGGCTGACATCAGTAGTGGTGGCAACAAAGACTCTCAAGGCAAAGGCGAAGGTGAAATGGAGGTTGGTTCTTTGAAACTCGAAGTTGAGCAATTGAGATCGGCTTTAGAAGCCCACGAGATAAGATACAATGAAGAACGAAGCCGTAGTGTGGAGAAGATACAGGATGCTATGGAAATGGTGGAGAAGTTCAAATCTGCTTCGAGTCAGAGAGAGTCCGAGCTGGAAAAGGAGGTACGGAGATCCAAATATGAGATCGAGGAGCTGAAGGCGAACCTGATGGACAAGGAGACGGAACTGCAAGGTATATGTGAGGAGAATGAGGGCCTCACCATGAAGCTCGAGAGCTCTGTGTCGGGGCAGAGGGAGATTGAGCTGGAGAAGAAGTTCCATGAGTCAAAGAGCGAGTTAGAAACTCTGAAGGCTAGTTTGGCACAGAAGGAGGTAGAGTGGCAATGCACAATAAAGGAAAACGAAAAACTGAAGCAAATGATGAATGGTAGAACGAGTGAGGAAGTTGGTGACTTGGAGTCGGATAGGGCTGCAGAGAGTGAGGCGGCCATGAAGGTGAGCTACATGGTGGAGGAAATCGAGAAGAGTAACAAGAAAGCGGCGAGGGTGGGGGAGCAGCTGGAGGTGGCACAAGCAGCGAATGCAGAGATGGAAGCTGAGCTGAGGAGGGTGAAAGTGCAATCGGATCAATGGAGGAAGGCTGCGGAGGCTGCTGCTGCAATGCTGTCAGCAGGGAACAACGGGCAGATAATGGAGAGAACGGGGTCCATGGACAGTCATTACAGCCCACAGACTGGGAAGATAAGCTCGCCTTATGCGGACGATCTTGAtgaggagttgaagaagaaaaatgccAACATGCTGAGGAGGTTTGGGGTGTTGTGGAAGAAGCCACAGAAATAG
- the LOC125185258 gene encoding interactor of constitutive active ROPs 3-like isoform X2, with translation MQTPKPSHSGGPQKSSPRPISSEASPKSSSPQTASSEAPQKVSPRVVRQLNTGPRFLDPTASSSNQANRAPKERSPKVVDRKSPRSPLSEKKRPSKIPELESQISQLEHDLEVVKDQLISTEAQKKQAQKDAEESNHQLLALTLKLEELQKHLLEQPSSEEQKLGSQSELEAIKKQSSHDSAALASALDEITQLKIQLETVAESEAPQAKHSESEQNDLLKLKEKLSDTLLIVEEMKQQVMYSKESEAQAQALVGETLVQLETAKKMVETLRLDGLKATEAYKAIASELEQSRARVNFLEDLVSKLQADISSGGNKDSQGKGEGEMEVGSLKLEVEQLRSALEAHEIRYNEERSRSVEKIQDAMEMVEKFKSASSQRESELEKEVRRSKYEIEELKANLMDKETELQGICEENEGLTMKLESSVSGQREIELEKKFHESKSELETLKASLAQKEVEWQCTIKENEKLKQMMNGRTSEEVGDLESDRAAESEAAMKVSYMVEEIEKSNKKAARVGEQLEVAQAANAEMEAELRRVKVQSDQWRKAAEAAAAMLSAGNNGQIMERTGSMDSHYSPQTGKISSPYADDLDEELKKKNANMLRRFGVLWKKPQK, from the exons ATGCAGACCCCTAAACCAAG TCACTCGGGCGGACCACAGAAGAGTTCTCCTCGACCTATATCCTCTGAGGCTTCTCCCAAAAGCTCCTCTCCTCAAACTGCATCATCAGAAGCTCCACAAAAGGTTTCTCCGAGGGTAGTGCGTCAGCTCAACACAGGGCCGCGTTTCTTAGACCCTACCGCATCTTCATCAAACCAAGCAAACCGAGCACCAAAAGAGAGAAGTCCTAAAGTAGTCGATCGCAAATCCCCTAGAAGCCCGCTCTCTGAG AAGAAGCGGCCTAGCAAAATACCTGAGCTCGAGAGTCAGATTTCTCAGCTTGAACATGATCTGGAAGTTGTCAAGGATCAATTAATCTCTACGGAAGCACAGAAGAAGCAAGCCCAGAAAGATGCCGAGGAGTCAAACCACCAGCTCTTGGCCTTAACTTTGAAGCTTGAGGAGTTGCAGAAACACCTCCTGGAGCAGCCATCTTCGGAGGAACAAAAGTTGGGCTCACAATCTGAACTTGAGGCTATCAAGAAGCAGAGCTCTCATGATTCGGCTGCACTAGCGTCTGCGTTGGATGAAATCACGCAGCTTAAGATTCAGCTTGAAACGGTAGCTGAGTCCGAGGCCCCTCAAGCTAAGCACTCGGAATCTGAGCAAAACGACCTCCTTAAATTGAAAGAGAAGTTATCTGATACACTCTTGATCGTGGAAGAAATGAAACAGCAGGTAATGTATAGCAAAGAATCTGAAGCTCAGGCTCAGGCACTCGTTGGAGAGACTCTGGTGCAACTGGAAACGGCCAAGAAGATGGTGGAGACGCTGAGGTTGGATGGACTAAAGGCCACTGAAGCTTATAAAGCCATTGCTTCTGAACTGGAGCAGTCGAGAGCTCGTGTTAATTTCTTGGAAGATCTCGTGAGCAAACTCCAGGCTGACATCAGTAGTGGTGGCAACAAAGACTCTCAAGGCAAAGGCGAAGGTGAAATGGAGGTTGGTTCTTTGAAACTCGAAGTTGAGCAATTGAGATCGGCTTTAGAAGCCCACGAGATAAGATACAATGAAGAACGAAGCCGTAGTGTGGAGAAGATACAGGATGCTATGGAAATGGTGGAGAAGTTCAAATCTGCTTCGAGTCAGAGAGAGTCCGAGCTGGAAAAGGAGGTACGGAGATCCAAATATGAGATCGAGGAGCTGAAGGCGAACCTGATGGACAAGGAGACGGAACTGCAAGGTATATGTGAGGAGAATGAGGGCCTCACCATGAAGCTCGAGAGCTCTGTGTCGGGGCAGAGGGAGATTGAGCTGGAGAAGAAGTTCCATGAGTCAAAGAGCGAGTTAGAAACTCTGAAGGCTAGTTTGGCACAGAAGGAGGTAGAGTGGCAATGCACAATAAAGGAAAACGAAAAACTGAAGCAAATGATGAATGGTAGAACGAGTGAGGAAGTTGGTGACTTGGAGTCGGATAGGGCTGCAGAGAGTGAGGCGGCCATGAAGGTGAGCTACATGGTGGAGGAAATCGAGAAGAGTAACAAGAAAGCGGCGAGGGTGGGGGAGCAGCTGGAGGTGGCACAAGCAGCGAATGCAGAGATGGAAGCTGAGCTGAGGAGGGTGAAAGTGCAATCGGATCAATGGAGGAAGGCTGCGGAGGCTGCTGCTGCAATGCTGTCAGCAGGGAACAACGGGCAGATAATGGAGAGAACGGGGTCCATGGACAGTCATTACAGCCCACAGACTGGGAAGATAAGCTCGCCTTATGCGGACGATCTTGAtgaggagttgaagaagaaaaatgccAACATGCTGAGGAGGTTTGGGGTGTTGTGGAAGAAGCCACAGAAATAG